GGTTCTGAGATCTGAAGAGATGTCTCAAATTCACAATCATCTGATTCCAAATAAGCTATTAGGGACTTAATATCATTACTAGAAAGTTGATTTCTAGCTGCCACAAGTATTAATTTTAGCTCTTTTTTATCATTCAAATGAATTCCTCTGAAGTGTTGAAAAGCTGTTAATCCTTATAAACACCTTAAGATATTTTTTTTTATTTTACAGATAGGCTATTAAATAAATAGGACTTTTTTATAAATGGTTGCTATTAATCCAAAGAAAAATTTACATTTTGGTGAAAACCCTCCTGAAATCAACTTAAACAGTAATTTAAAAAGATGGTTTTCCAGGAATATTGGATTATGGAAATCTAATAGAACGTATTTTCTCGATGAAGCACAAAAAACTTATAATTTAAGTATGAATATAAATATTCAAGCTCTCGAAAGTAAGTCCGAATGGGAGTCGCATTATAAATTCACTTGGTATCCAGAAAAAAAATATAATTTCTTTGACGAAAATCCCCAGTATAAAGAACGAGGAGAAATGCATGCATTTTTAAAAGGCCATCAACTTAAGAGGGAAAATTTTTATTTAAGTAATGATGAAGGTATTTCAAATATTAAACAAGTCGACGAACACGAAATGATTTTTGAATCTTCTTACAAAGATTGGCATATTCTTGAACATACAAGACTTGTAGATTCTGATAATTATAGATTTAGGGTTATATATTCATGGAATAAAGATATGCTTAAAATAGTAGAGAATCATCACGAAATTAAAATTATTAAATAAATTCTTTGGGCAGGTTTAGTTTAAAAAATAAAAAATGTTATCTTTGATAATATGAATTAAAAATAAATCAAATATGAGTTTAAAAATATCTAAAATTTTTGCAATTCCTCTAATTTTTTCATCTTTTTTATTTGATACAAATAATGAATTTAATAAAGTAAATGCAAATGTTAAAAATTTGCCTGCCAATAAGGAAGATTTAGATTTATATCATGGGATGGGTGTTTCATTTCTATGTAATGCGACAAGAAAAGGATTTGATCTAGATTTCCCAAAAACATTAAACGTTGCCTCAGCAACGTTCGCATCAGTAGTATCACAAAAACATGGAGGGAAAATAATAGAAAAAAAGAAACAGCAAACAGTTGATATGAAACAATTGCAATTTATTGCATCTCTGCAATTAGTTGAATCAGCTCTTCAAGTTTGTCCAGATAATGTCCCTGAAAAGATCGAAAAACAATTTAAGATTGAAACTGAGAGACTCAAGAAATTACAAGGTTTGTAAAAAATAATTTTTTTATCTAAACATAGAGCTAACAGAACTTTCTTCGTGGATTCTCCAAATAGCTTCTCCAAGCATATTTGCGACGGAAAGGACTTTTAACTGTGGAAAATTATCTTTATGTATAACTGGTATGCTGTTAGTCACAATAACTTGTTCGAAAAGATTCTTAGAACTTAATCTTTCATAAGAAGGAGGAGAAAATACAGCATGTGAGGCACATGCAAATATTCTATTAGCTCCTTCTTTTTTTAGTAAATTTGCTCCAGAACAAATCGTACCTCCCGTGTCTATCATGTCGTCTATAAGAATGGCCGTTTTACCTTTGACTTCACCGATAACGGTTAGACTTTCAGCGATATTATGCGCAGCTCTCCTTTTATCAATGATAGCCAACGGCGCATCATTCATTAATTTCGCGAACGCTCTTGCTCTTGCTACCCCGCCTACATCAGGAGAGACTACAACTATTTCTTCTA
This is a stretch of genomic DNA from Prochlorococcus marinus XMU1412. It encodes these proteins:
- a CDS encoding Villin headpiece domain-containing protein, whose amino-acid sequence is MSLKISKIFAIPLIFSSFLFDTNNEFNKVNANVKNLPANKEDLDLYHGMGVSFLCNATRKGFDLDFPKTLNVASATFASVVSQKHGGKIIEKKKQQTVDMKQLQFIASLQLVESALQVCPDNVPEKIEKQFKIETERLKKLQGL